TGGCGGCGTTGAAAAAGCCCAACTGCACTTCCGCGGAACCCGCGGCTCCGATGCCGTCGCCGATCATCAGAGGCCCGACGATCGCGCCGTTTGCGTTGTTGAGGTTGTCGAGGGCGAGGGCGCCATCCTCGACGGTGGTGGAGCCCGTGTAGGTGTTATTGGCGACCGAAATGTAGGTGAGCGTGCCGGTGCCGCGCTTGATGACATTACCCGTGCCGATGATACGCATGTTATTGGTCGTGGACCCAGCGCCATCAAAAATGAGCGTGTTGGCGCCGATGTTCAGCGTGCGCAGCGTGCTGGGATCGATGCCAAGTTGAAGGATTCCGGCGTCGGAAGAGATGGTCGCTCCGCTGCCCAAGGTGATGTTTCCGCGCCACCGGTTGTCTCCCGAAAGATTGCGCAGGGCTCCTCCACCCCCGACACCCGCTCCGTTCAAGGTCGTCAAGTCTTCGGCGTTGCCGATCGAAATATTTCCCTGGAGTGCGAGGGTGGCGCCGGAGGAAACCGTGGTATCGCCGCTGGTGGCGCCGAGGGCGGTGCTGCTTGAGGCGATGAGGGTGCCGCCAGCGACGGTGGTGAGTCCCGAGTAGGAGTTGTTGCCGGAGAGGGTCAGCGTGCCTGAACCGGTCTTGGTCAGGGTGCCGCCGCTTCCCAAAATCGTTCCGGAGAGGGTTGTACTCTGGGATCCATCAATCGTCAGAGATCGGCCGCCCAGTTGGATGGTCCCCGAAACGGTGATGTTGCCGTTGGCGGCATTCCAAGACTGATTGGCGGCCACGACGACGGGGGTGCTGATGGATTGGGCCGAACTGGAGTCATTGAGGATGCCGGTTCCCGCGAGCCCGTTGATCGTGATCGTATTGCCCGAAATGGTGCGGGCGATGCCGCCGGACGCGAAATGGATTTGTCCCACCGTGACCCCGGTGCCGCCGCCGCCGATATCCTGATTGATGGCCCCGGGCCCGACAGCCCCAAATTGAGCTGTTTCTGCGTTTGAGTCCGGAACGTTATTGAGATCCCAATTCGCGGCCGTGCCCCAATCGCCGGAAGAACCGCCGTTGTCCCACACGCGAACTTGGCCAAACGCCCCCAGGGTTAGCAGGAATGAGAAGCACCAGAGCGCGGTGCAACGGTATGTGCCATTAATGCTTGTTCTTAAGTCGTTGATGGTCAACGTTTTCATGGAAATCCAGGCGGTTTGCGACTGGACCACTCTCTTCCTTAGGGCATGAAGGATTCCGTTTTTGCGAGTCAAAAGAGAATGAGTTCGATTCCAATTTGCGGTTCCTCTGCGTTTTGCTAGCCTAGGCGGCATGATTTTAAGTGAACCTTCGAAGCCGTCCGGCAAGCCGGGGAGCCATCCGTTATCGGACAAGCAGAGCGAAAGAGACCACCGCGAGTTGAGGATCGACAAGGTGGGAGTGCGTGGGGTGCGGTTTCCGATTCAGATCAAAGACAAAGCCCATGCCTACCAAAACACCATTGCCACGATCGGGATGTATGTGGATTTGCCGAAGGAGTTCAAGGGCACGCACATGAGCCGGTTCCTCGAAGTGTTGAACGCGCATGGCAACAGGATTCATGTGGACAACATTACGGAGATTCTGCAGGCGACGCAGGCCAAGTTGAAGGCGAACTCCGCGCATTTGGAAATGGAGTTTCCGTTTTTCCTGACCAAGAAGGCGCCGGTTTCGGGCCGGGAGAGCGTGATGGACTACACGGCGAGGTTTGACGCGACCGCGCATGGCCGCGAAATTGATTTTGTCCTGACCATCAAGGCGCCGGTCACGACGTTATGTCCCTGTTCGAAGGCCATCAGCCGTTATGGAGCGCACAACCAGAGGGGGATGGTCACCGTGCGCATTCGCTCGCACCGGTCCATTTGGATCGAGGACCTCATCGCATTGGTGGAGAGTTCGGCGAGCAGCGAGTTGTATGCCCTTCTGAAGCGGGAGGACGAAAAAGCGGTGACCGAGCGGGCCTATGAGAATCCGGTCTTTGTCGAGGATTTGGTGCGCAACGTGGCTTTGAAGCTCAACGGGCATCAGGACGTTTCATGGTACAGTGTGGAGGCGGAGAATTACGAGAGCATCCATAATCACAACGCCTACGCGTTGATCGAAAAGGGATAACGGGC
This genomic window from Verrucomicrobiota bacterium contains:
- a CDS encoding GTP cyclohydrolase I FolE2; the encoded protein is MILSEPSKPSGKPGSHPLSDKQSERDHRELRIDKVGVRGVRFPIQIKDKAHAYQNTIATIGMYVDLPKEFKGTHMSRFLEVLNAHGNRIHVDNITEILQATQAKLKANSAHLEMEFPFFLTKKAPVSGRESVMDYTARFDATAHGREIDFVLTIKAPVTTLCPCSKAISRYGAHNQRGMVTVRIRSHRSIWIEDLIALVESSASSELYALLKREDEKAVTERAYENPVFVEDLVRNVALKLNGHQDVSWYSVEAENYESIHNHNAYALIEKG